The Anoplopoma fimbria isolate UVic2021 breed Golden Eagle Sablefish chromosome 10, Afim_UVic_2022, whole genome shotgun sequence sequence TCAAGTGACGCTAAGCCTCAACTAGcttaattgagaaaatatgaCAACTTTTATATTGAGTTTGGTTTAATTAAGAACAGCACCAGGAGACCAAAGTAGGTCCTTCAGGTGTGCCGAGGATCACACAAATCCAAGCTTGGGCAAGCTCAGAGAGAATACAGCCCACTGCATTATGAAGCCTGCCATtggctgcattcattcaaatCCGGCACCTTCCCGCAGGTTTGTGAGAAGGTgtggatgtgtttatttgtgttaaacAACGTAACCACCCTGAAACAACCcgaaattattgttttatacttCTGATTCAGGGCTTTGTTCTCCCAATGCTGGTCCCCTCTTATCATTCCCTTCCTAGCTTGAAAGCTGTGTTCAAACAGCAACCAACAATGTGACTACATATTATGCCTTTAATAAAAGACCATAAACAAATGCtttctttatgaaaacattGTACATCGGCCACCATCCATTCGAGCGTACCATAAAAGTTATCTTAGGCTAAACACACCCTGAGTCGACACCATCCCTTCATTACTGGCGCTGTCTGCTGTAACCTCCATCATCGCTGCTCCTGTTTCACTGCATATTAGTCATACTTAACAGTTCAAAACAGCTGTCCCAGTCTCTTTTCAATAGGCATTGCACTGCAACCAgaaataaactgggacacattGAGAATGTTTATGTTAAATGCGATAAAACGGTCTATATGTTGTATAGTTGTGACATCACATCTGTGCAGAAGTCCTGATGGctcatttaaaggaacagtttccAGTATGGTCTGTATCACCCAATGGATTGGAGACCggctttaaaataataataaaaaaagaaatttgtcATTGACTCTTGGGGAAAtggattgttttcttttagcaTACAATGGCAACTAAAAAATTGATCTGGGAATTAAAATCCTAATAATTTTGTCAATAATTAAATCCTAATTTGGGCAATTTACTCCACGCTTGCCGGCATGTCGGTTTGATCTTGGTATTGTTTTTTAGCCTAGTTTTTATAActgttgtttgctgttttaaaaaagatactttcctcctcttccagtAGATGTCACTCTTGTGTCTTGAAGGAAACATTTCCCCACTTCATGGGCTCAGATTCTCAGAAGGAAGGTTAGATTCAAACCTCAAGGAAATTGCCAGGTGcagataaagaaacattaatgcTATATTTTTacgccttttttccccccttttacacattcaaaatgtatcttcaatacattttcttcttttttcctggTATTTGTTGTATGTGAGTTTCCTAgagttttttgtctcttttctatGAAGGGTGCATGCTCAAAGGAACCTTTCataggtttttctttttacttttcatatcTGACCTTTACAATCACATgttgagcagcagcagaaataatTACACCTTAAGTTTGTACACACTTCATGTCCTCATGCCCTCAAACAATCGAGCCatgtctcttttcattcttttctccTACAAGTCACATGGGTTCACGTGTGTGAGGGCAGTCATATGATTTGATCACATACACGTAGGTtacgcacacatacagtactCACACACTCATGTTCATACTGTACATGCCTGTTTTTGCATCCTCCTGTTTTTATGAACAGATCTTCACACATATGAACTGTCTATTTATGCAGGCACACACTAACTAACAATAAAGATACATGTAAAGGTTAGCGTTATGGatatcatcatatcatcattAGGACCATCTTAAAGCTCCAAGTAGCTTTAAGGTCCAAAATACCATGCTGCTCCATACTCTATGATGTTAACACTGAAGGAAATATTCCAACCTAGggttacatgttttttatggccactattttgtaaaatatgagAGATTTAATGATTcactgagaaaataataattatttattgactAATTGATGAACAGAATCCTTAGTTACAGCCCTAGTTAATGTCCATAGAACAGGGCAGATTGGTAATTGGAAGTCAAACTTTTGATTTGGACTGTCTGTTTAATAATTCTGCCACTGAAGTGTACTTCAAAGATCAATGCAACCATATAGATGCATTGATCTTTTTGTGGAGAACCAGGAAGAAACATAGCTCATATATAATTGCTGGGGTTAAAATGATGTGGCATAGCAAAGAATGAGCGGCCATTTTTACAGCAATATTATTGATGGAATCTTCTTTAGCTTAACTGAGTGGATGtatttgtgcttgtgttttctGCCTGAACCTGCTTGCATCGTTTGTGTTTTGTCAGCTGACTGCTGTGACTCATCATTTCCTCTAATTGCCGTGTCACGATTGGTCCAGATGGCTTCGATTCAAATGCTGGACCTCCCTGTCCTAAAACCACAGCATTCCAGCAATGCAGGGCTCCATGACATCACAGCCTGAGGAATGAACTGGCATAAGAGTTGTGTGTGGAAATTGACACTGGCTAACAAGGAGGGACTGGGTGGTTTAGACTGCTCCTATGAGGCCATTTCAACCATCAGTCAAAGGGGTCATTTAGACagaatgttgtgtgtgtgtgtgtgtgtgcgtgtgtgtgtgtgccacaaTGCCAATTTACTCATTGAACAAATAGCGGAGAACTTTCCATCTCCTCCAGAGTGCAGTTAAAGTGCTGCGGTTTTGTTGAGTGCTTACACAATAACCTTGGTTTTCACTGGGGCCATTCAAAACCTACTTTCTGCCTGCGAGAAATGAAAGCACGTACATGATGAGTGAAGTTGTGTAAGCCAAGCATTCTTTCTATTACCCAGATACAAACTGTATGCAGAGCAGGGGTTAGAAAAAAACGTAGTAGCATACATTTACCCAAATACAGTTTTGAGGTACATGTTCTTTTACTCTTCTAattccattttctgctgctttttacTGCACcacttttatttgacagctgtTGTTACAAGGTACTTTACAGGTTAAgatttacaattaaaaacatatgaTTATCGTATAAAATACAACACCTTACAAAACTGGAGGATCCCAACCTTTTTGACCTGTGACCCCTCACCAAAAAGCAGGTATGGTTGTTCCACCAAATAGACAATTCCCATGTAAACTTTTCACTTGGTTTCATTCAAACAACCGTTCAAATTgtacattattttacaaaaaaacaaagtcctAAATCATCATGCAATTTCTTGTTGCAgaactttttttcattcttcccTGCCCCACTAATCATCTCACGACAAGTTACATTTACCTTGTGATCCCTTAGGAGGCCCGACCCCTAATGTTTGGAAAGTACTTAAAACTACTCCACAACCTGATACAATGACGCATCATGCATCAGTGTCAACAATctgataattaaatatatagtgctttttaagaaaatgttgaatgcctgacatttattgaaaatgcagtatttttacacgtggtattgatacttttacttgagtaaaggtTTTGAGAATTTCCTCTagacatacacaaacatttacccACAGAGGTTATTGAGAACATTCATTTCGAAGCAGGCCCAGTCCTCCCACTGCTTGCTCAGCACTGTGTATAAACTGGGAAGCACTTCAGAGGGGCGCTTGTCTTCACACTGTTTGAAAACCTGGAAACACCATCACTGCCTGTGAACCGTAGCAGTTCTCTCCTCAGGAAGTGCCTGAGAGACCCCGAAGGTCCATTTTTCACAGCATGGTGAAGTCTGCCTCAGACTGAACCAGCAGTGGAGTTTTGGTTGAGTAAAATAAGGATTTTACGCACATAAATCAATCTATATTTTCCGCTAAACATTTCAAGGCCGATTTTTGCATATTCTGTGTGCACCCATTATGTTGAAAAGGGGATTTTGAAAGGGAGCAGCTGGAAATCTCCATGCACAGCCACTTAAAACTTTGTACCTGGGTGCAAAGCCAAAGCAAAAAGGGGTGGGGGATTTCTTTATTGAGCTCACTCTGTAAGTAGGTACAGCTGGAGAGGGGAACATACAAAGTATAACCTCTCCTGATGCTATGAAATAACTTTCTCATGACCAACCTCTCTCTGGCCCTCACTCATTTTCCTTTCCATTCCCTGTTTCCCTCTTGTCTTTGCCAAATGTCCCTCAAAGCAAAGTTTTATGAAATAAGAATTGTCTTTggtagtttttttaaataattgaagacATATTGTAGTGAGCTACGATGACACAAGAGCACACAGAGGACAATGTGGATTGCAAGTGGAAAAATAGAGGGGGAAAAGGGTGCGGAATCGTCAGGAGAATATGAATGGCAGACAGAGATGTTAAGAGATATACAGACGGACGACAAGGGAATGGGAGGGGCAGTGAGGAGGCAACATAAAGATTAAGTGTTTGAGGAGGAATCAATCAAACAGTGAAATcatataaaacactttattaccatgtcgaaaaagggGATTTAAACACAGCTTTTAGGAAAAGGATGTATGACATTTCTATATGATACGTAAAGAGCAAGTTCAGGCATCTTTGGTGTTCCAAAAGCAACTACAGGGCCAACATACAATCATGTAAACTAAAGCTTTTCTTATACACAGTGCACTGTTTGAGATCTGACCAACATCTGACTGGCTGGGAGGACGACGAGGAAATAAGCAAGGCGAGTAAATGTAAACCATGCATGAGGCGCAAAACAGGAGTATTGAATGACAGTCTTGAAAACGTTTCCTCATTCCCTCTCATAAACTCTGGTGCAGACAACATCCCCTGCAGTCATTgtctgaaagaaaacagcaacagaaGGACAGAGAATTAGCTTTTGGTAGCGCTTTCTGATATGACATGCATTATAAATGGGTTGTAAACTgcaactaattaaaaaaacaaaacagctatAGAGTCATGTACTGGTGCTGTCCAGAAAATAATTACCAGTATCAGCTCTCCATCGTTGGTCAGCTCTCGGGTCCACGCTGTTCTGGGCCCATCGCCTTTCTGTACGGTCTGTTCACAGCTGATCTTGCTGTCTGTTTCCCACTTAGGAAAACTCTGCAGGGATTCATGTGGAGACAAATATGCATCATTTAAGTGCGTTGGATATTATAAAGTCATAGCAAAGGTTTGAGTTCTGTCATAAATGGATCTCCGTGTGCTGATCACTGCATGTCAGAACATTCTTTATGTCTTCACCAATCACTCAGtatgaagacatgaagaacAAATCCATGTATTATCAGCAGCACTCACTCTTGAGTTGGGCTCAaattatttccatgttttttcttgtgcatAACTCTGGCTAGTTAGGCTGTCCTTGGCCAAGATCTGGTATGCATACATTGACATTATACAGGAATGTTAACTGGGATGTGTACCGTGCAGGGACGTCCATCCACTGTGGTCTCGTTGAAGGACTGACCCACGGTGAAGGAGACATGGGTGGTGCGGACGCTGGTGTATGTCTTGATGGACAGACTCTCATCCTGCTGGGTGATTTCCACCGCCGGGCTGGAGGCCGCTCTCACTGCAATCTTCCTCAGGAACACATTCACtcctgctcacacacaaacaggactATTATCAAACAACCAAACTCTATCCGGAGCATCATTATCAGAGTTATATGATTTTACTCAGATTTCTTACCTTCAACGCAGCCTGTTTTGAGTTCATTCAGTGCAGCATAAAAATCAGTCTTTATGTAATCCATCATAATTAATCTTTCagcacctttttttctttttctgacaaTGTTACAGTATCGCTTTGCAGTAATGCAGCTGCAAGCAGGGaatgtttggaaatgttttccCTTGTTTGGCGGTCATTGAATCTATGTCATCTGATATTTGAGAGTTACACAAGTATAAAAAATCATGTTATCCTTGTAACAATGTCTATGTCTGCTTAGTATTTGTCTTTTCAGTTTGATTTCCAACAACAAAGGTTATGAATGCAATGCTTTTTGGCAGTATTAAAGTTT is a genomic window containing:
- the crabp2b gene encoding cellular retinoic acid-binding protein 2b, which gives rise to MDMEKKTTDFSGKWKMKSSENFEDLLKALGVNVFLRKIAVRAASSPAVEITQQDESLSIKTYTSVRTTHVSFTVGQSFNETTVDGRPCTSFPKWETDSKISCEQTVQKGDGPRTAWTRELTNDGELILTMTAGDVVCTRVYERE